The region AAGTTGTTTGTATGCTGAGCAGACCCATGGGTCACCACGGAAGAATCTGTCTCCGTGTTGTTTGGAGGACACCCATGGGTAGACGTATATGTCTCCGTGTTGTTTGGATGAGACGCAGGAGCTGCCATTGACATCGTTGGCTCTATGCTGATTTGAATCAGGGTgaatttgtatgtaggcctatgctgcGCAGAATCAGGGGTCGCCACGGAAGTATCTGGCTCCATATTGCTTTGGACAGACCAATGGGTCGCATTAGAAATCGATGCCTCTGTGCTGTTTTGAACAGACCAAGGGGTCGCATTGGAAATCGCCGCCTCTGTGCTGCTTGGAGCAGACCAAGGGGTCGCATTGGAAATCGCCTCCTCTGTGCCTCTGTGCTGCTTGGAGCAGACCAAGGGGTCGCATTGGAAATCGCTGTCTCTGTGCTGTTTGGAGTAGGCACAGGGGCCGAAAAATAAGCAAGGATCATATGAGCTGAATAATCAACACTGAAACCAACGCAGAGAACAAGATTAACCATTGACACTGTGTCCAAATAAACACCCCAGTAAGCCATGTAACCAATAACTCCTACAAGGATCGAAAGGATAGAGAAAAGAGCAAAGAACGCACCTTTAAAATTGGGCATCATTAGGAGAGTTACCAGAAACATAACAACGACAGCAAGCAACAGATTTCGGACTGTGTTGAAGACTACTACAGTGTACTGATCATAGAAAGTGAACGCTGGATGGTACGCAATTTGCGCGATCTCACGGGTGCCCACGATTTGCCGCGCTTCTGACATTGCCTTTTCTTCCAGTGTTGAGGAATCTACGTCCTTAAATGTTACATATGATCGAGTGCTAATAATATCATTTGTTCTTGCGCGGAAAACAATATCAGGACCATAATGCTGAAACAACGGGAGAAATTTGTCTTTAAGGTTAGTTTTAAATTCAGTCTCATTTGGATTAGGAATACCAATATCGTCCAGGAATTTCAGATAGTCGCGAAGCCAAGAGATGGAGATATCGTCATCGTGGTAGAATTGGCTTCCTTCCAAGTCTTTCAAAGTTTCTTCAATCTTCATCTGAATATCCTTATCCCAGTACTGTGCTTCTTCGTTAATTGTTATCATAACAACAGGCCCATATTTGGTGAAGTACGTCGATTCCAATTTGTAGTACTGCTGTGCGTAAGAATGATCGGGTAACAGGTTTGATAACTGAAGCCCAGTTTCAAGTTTTTGAATTCCAAAGATCGCGCAAACCAAGTACACAGTATACAGCATCATTAGTATGGTGCTGATCTGCTCTTTCATAAGGAATGGGGCTACGTAGTCCCGAAAACACATCATGGCTCGGTGATTTGTGAATTCTTCCATTGGCTCAACGTGGTGTGCTTGGTCATCATTGTTTTGTTGTCGTGCATTTATGCCAGATACTATAGCGGGTTGCGTCTTGTGCCCACCGTTCATCTCATACGTTTCATTGCGTTCATCAACCGTCGCCTGTTCGGGACGTATTTGCGAGGGTCCAGACATTTTCAAGAATGGAATAATCCCATTGAGATGATGTTGTTCTCTAAGTCCATCAATGTACATGCACGCTCCGAAAAATGTAATCTGATAGGTGTAGGTGAATGCCACCGCGACACCCGTATAAATGCAGAAGATCTGCACTGATCTGAATGGGGTAATTGCACCGATACAGAAGGCGAGGACGTCTGTGACTGACGTGATGGTGATAGAAGTAGCTGCTTCTGAGAACGCCGTTTGAAGTCTGCCCTTTGCCTTGGCACGTACGTTGGTTTTGCGCCAGGCAGCTATCATGATGAACATGTCGTCCACGCCAATGCCTGAGCAAATTAAAACAGAAacgatataataatgataaaattaaagAAAGGAGTCATTGGAGTACATGTGCATAGTGTATTAAAATGT is a window of Amphiura filiformis chromosome 2, Afil_fr2py, whole genome shotgun sequence DNA encoding:
- the LOC140140227 gene encoding patched domain-containing protein 3-like, whose translation is MTDQGVVNTFWTDDEAQASGSHRPWKIWCSKKAVFVRFQILFKKLAGAIAKNWVTTFLFLLLPVIISVALGASGLVFISFESDIEKLYVPRNAPSLKDRKIIEELYADYGDNNTLQYQRTRLGPYGQVLVVPEESGNVLSFAILEDALRLHDYILNISIPVSGDSYTYQDLCMIWQNECHSNGILDAINYNASTIHVLNITYPYVNLPMKTFIGNELGGVTFYPNSDVIKEARALQLTYNLRYDTSEEEVLGKKWENEFLRRVEKFTSSSNASIFRRTSHTLEQELNKATSSIVTSFVITFTVLISFSITSCMTIDMLRTKTWLGGLGVISAGLAIMSSFGLMSLCGVPFINEVGSMPFLILGIGVDDMFIMIAAWRKTNVRAKAKGRLQTAFSEAATSITITSVTDVLAFCIGAITPFRSVQIFCIYTGVAVAFTYTYQITFFGACMYIDGLREQHHLNGIIPFLKMSGPSQIRPEQATVDERNETYEMNGGHKTQPAIVSGINARQQNNDDQAHHVEPMEEFTNHRAMMCFRDYVAPFLMKEQISTILMMLYTVYLVCAIFGIQKLETGLQLSNLLPDHSYAQQYYKLESTYFTKYGPVVMITINEEAQYWDKDIQMKIEETLKDLEGSQFYHDDDISISWLRDYLKFLDDIGIPNPNETEFKTNLKDKFLPLFQHYGPDIVFRARTNDIISTRSYVTFKDVDSSTLEEKAMSEARQIVGTREIAQIAYHPAFTFYDQYTVVVFNTVRNLLLAVVVMFLVTLLMMPNFKGAFFALFSILSILVGVIGYMAYWGVYLDTVSMVNLVLCVGFSVDYSAHMILAYFSAPRTIHALYTHGWPITQGAMSTILGIIVLAFSTSYIFRSFFKTMFLVISFGALHGLIILPLILKLFGGKVMNGCHHSP